One window of the Salvia miltiorrhiza cultivar Shanhuang (shh) chromosome 6, IMPLAD_Smil_shh, whole genome shotgun sequence genome contains the following:
- the LOC130988473 gene encoding uncharacterized protein LOC130988473 has protein sequence MSSTQEASGGDGGKANKTDKTRRIWSPREEDILIAALKELVAQGWKSDNGFRGGYLKKLEDTMKREFPGTDLKGTPHINSKLCTWKKNYNSLIEILKPSGVGFNLKGTFMIDIDNHQWDEVLKKDNNARNMRYKPWPYLDDWKEIFGKDRATGQSAEDIFDALGKLPRDDNLEEDGIDSEFRALDEQVETENGENSSIGQQAEQVCKSKSKKRKSGDGLENLYALIGDIGRETASRMDMMCSRIGYDHDLAKARKDAFECLSNMQGISEDEKFDVCEMLNEKVSCLEMFRSLPESSRESYVYRLLRKR, from the exons ATGAGTTCTACCCAAGAAG CTAGTGGCGGAGATGGAGGCAAGGCTAACAAAACCGATAAGACCAGACGTATTTGGTCCCCACGCGAGGAAGACATCCTTATTGCAGCGCTTAAAGAACTGGTAGCTCAAGGATGGAAATCAGACAATGGGTTTCGAGGTGGGTATCTTAAGAAGCTTGAAGACACGATGAAAAGAGAGTTTCCTGGGACGGACCTAAAAGGAACACCTCATATCAATTCTAAGCTGTGTACGTGGAAGAAAAATTACAATTCTCTAATCGAAATCTTGAAGCCAAGTGGAGTTGGGTTCAATCTGAAAGGAACATTCATGATTGATATTGATAATCATCAATGGGATGAAGTTCTAAAG AAGGATAATAATGCGAGGAACATGCGCTATAAGCCTTGGCCTTATCTGGATGATTGGAAAGAGATTTTTGGGAAAGACAGGGCAACTGGCCAGTCTGCTGAGGACATTTTCGATGCTCTCGGTAAGTTGCCACGTGACGACAACTTGGAAGAAGATGGAATAGATAGCGAATTCAGAGCATTGGATGAGCAAGTTGAAAcagaaaatggtgaaaatagtTCTATAGGCCAACAAGCTGAGCAAGTTTGTAAGTCTAAAAGCAAGAAACGCAAATCAGGAGATGGCCTCGAAAATCTGTACGCACTTATAGGTGATATTGGCCGTGAAACAGCATCTAGAATGGACATGATGTGCAGTAGAATTGGCTACGATCATGACTTAGCAAAGGCGAGGAAGGATGCGTTCGAATGCCTGAGTAACATGCAAGGTATCTCCgaagatgaaaagtttgatGTCTGCGAAATGTTAAACGAGAAAGTGTCGTGCCTTGAGATGTTCAGGAGCTTACCAGAAAGTTCTCGGGAAAGCTATGTGTATCGTCTTCTTAGAAAAAGATAG